The following DNA comes from Rhodothermales bacterium.
TGCACAATTCCGGTACCGTCCTCCGTCGAAACATAGTCGGCGGGCACTACTTTCCACGCCGAGCCGACCTCCACCTCGTCAACGAAATAATCGAACAGTGGCTCGTATCGCTGCCCTACCAGGTCAGCTCCGGACATCTCGTCCTCGATGACGTACTCGCCGTTGATGGCTTCAAGACGATCCTTCGCAAGAACGAGCACCTCGTTTTCCCCGCCATCCACGTTGACGCTGACCCGGGCATAGGTGATGTCCGGTCCGACGGCAAGCGCCGTGTTTGAAATCAGTGTCCATGGGGTCGTCGTCCAGGCCAGGAAGTAAGCACCGGGATCGCCCACTATCGGAAAACGAACAAAGACGCTCGGGTCCTGGACCTCTTTGTAGCCAAGACTGACTTCGTGCGACGAGAGCACAGTCCCCGAACCGGGGCTGTACCACTGGATCTTATGGCCCTTATACAGCAGACCCTTCTCGTGAATCTGCTTGATCAGCCACCAGACAGATTCGATGTACTCGTTCTCAAACGTGACGTAGGGATTCTGCAGATCCACCCAGTATCCCATCCGCGACGTCAGCTCATCCCACAACTCAGTGTAGCGCAAAACACTGTCGCGGCAGGCCTTGTTGAAGCGCTCGATTCCGTAGTCGATTACGCCCTGCCTGCCTGCAAGATTGAGCTCCTTCTCCACCTCTATCTCGACCGGAAGACCGTGGGTGTCCCATCCCGCCTTTCGCGAAACCCGAAAGCCTTTCATCGTCTTGTAGCGGCAGAAGATGTCCTTGATCGTCCGAGACATCACGTGATGAATCCCGGGGCGACCATTGGCCGTGGGAGGTCCCTCGTAAAAAGAAAAGACCGGAGCACCTTCACGCCGAGTGATGCTCTTCGCAAAGATATCTTGGTCGTTCCACCACTGGAGCGTCTCCTTCTCCAGCTCTGGATGATTAAACCGTTTGACTTCGGGGAACGTCTTCATGACACCTGCGCCCTGCGGACGACGTGAAAAAGGTCCGGCGGACGTGCACTGAGGGTGGGAATTCCTGGCGCGGAAAGATACGGAACTCACCGC
Coding sequences within:
- a CDS encoding class I tRNA ligase family protein; its protein translation is MKTFPEVKRFNHPELEKETLQWWNDQDIFAKSITRREGAPVFSFYEGPPTANGRPGIHHVMSRTIKDIFCRYKTMKGFRVSRKAGWDTHGLPVEIEVEKELNLAGRQGVIDYGIERFNKACRDSVLRYTELWDELTSRMGYWVDLQNPYVTFENEYIESVWWLIKQIHEKGLLYKGHKIQWYSPGSGTVLSSHEVSLGYKEVQDPSVFVRFPIVGDPGAYFLAWTTTPWTLISNTALAVGPDITYARVSVNVDGGENEVLVLAKDRLEAINGEYVIEDEMSGADLVGQRYEPLFDYFVDEVEVGSAWKVVPADYVSTEDGTGIVHTAPAFGAEDFETAQRENLPLVNPIAGDGRFLDVATLVAGQWFKDADKTIVRDLKSRGLMYRHETFVHNYPHDWRKGTPLM